A stretch of the Chanos chanos chromosome 1, fChaCha1.1, whole genome shotgun sequence genome encodes the following:
- the lemd3 gene encoding inner nuclear membrane protein Man1 has protein sequence MASTQLTDEELYSELKRLGFTPGPVSEHTRPVYLKKLKKLREEQQQRARSGKTRNSGSINNSGGGGNSSNTAAGASGFRARPGSNDVTNLNATRSPGGRPDLNAKRSSRGGKFVLGFSSDESDAEASQKKGGPNHSGSRKDRGSALQQEIRPTGTPTAARRSSGIGVSSNKSPIGLLEARKGVPESSWWGDREKSSIRLSHSTVSNSYDEANEDNDYEEESERDSRAVNGSRVSHTSNTLVGDYSDSEEEEGNQSERERQRERRLLSRRSLPKSASYQYRSVKGSESSQERASGVSRVNGTPGNRLDMTGERGEDDDEETRHFGELVLSGSSLSRSYPKRHSFVFGDMGESSGESSNSSQTAYSKNHVDNGEDTASRSRSNIGLRPRFSTYNSISPTYRPNHSNHTSSNHAYGQASIKRKHSVPEDELLQQFKREEVTATGGFSAHYLSMFLLAAACLFFVLLGLVYVRMRGATPPGDVIKSHPFGAEFDTSYDNKEKDIILKLLLHLHDHLANIAGEHDCGDHNHPSNRSLSITQASNYLKLQNEAYEDFMMTALEWIIRTGQDVGIRLIGAIPEEPVVDVSEISRLESTHPRMSFVCRFRRAFFTVIHRVLLILAGIGIVWGLLSYMKYRWRREEEETRQMYDMVERIIDVLRSHSEACQENKDLQPYLPIPHVRDSLIQPQDRKKMKNVWKRAVAFLSADESRVRTESQRIGGADFTVWRWLQPSTSCDKMSSSPSKVWQGKAFPLDRRNSPPNSLTPCLKIRNMFDPVMEVGENWHLAIHEAILEKCSDNDGIVHIAVDKNSREGCVYVKCLSAEHSGKAFKALHGSWFDGKLVTVKYLRLDRYHQRFPQALNCNTPLKPSSSSMNSMSRTHQRSCSSSLGFS, from the exons ATGGCGTCCACACAATTAACGGATGAGGAGCTTTACTCAGAGTTAAAGCGCCTTGGATTTACCCCAGGCCCAGTCAGCGAGCACACACGGCCTGTATACTtgaaaaaacttaaaaaacttCGGGAGGAACAACAGCAAAGAGCTAGAAGCGGGAAAACACGCAACAGCGGGAGCATCAACAACAGTGGCGGTGGTGGCAACAGCAGTAACACAGCGGCGGGAGCTTCGGGATTCAGAGCCAGGCCAGGGAGCAATGACGTCACGAACCTGAACGCAACCCGAAGCCCCGGCGGTCGTCCTGATCTGAACGCAAAGCGCAGTAGCAGGGGAGGAAAGTTCGTTTTGGGATTCAGTTCGGACGAGTCGGATGCCGAAGCCTCCCAGAAAAAAGGAGGCCCAAACCATAGTGGTAGCAGGAAAGATCGAGGCTCCGCGTTGCAGCAGGAGATAAGGCCTACAGGAACACCCACCGCTGCTCGCAGGAGTTCAGGAATTGGCGTGAGTAGCAACAAATCCCCTATCGGGTTACTGGAGGCAAGAAAAGGCGTCCCCGAGTCGTCTTGGTGGGGAGACCGGGAAAAATCTAGCATCAGGCTCTCACATTCCACCGTTAGTAACAGTTATGATGAAGCCAACGAAGACAACGATTACGAGGAGGAGTCAGAGAGGGACAGTCGGGCTGTGAACGGGAGTAGGGTGTCTCACACATCGAATACACTCGTCGGGGATTATTCAGATTcggaagaagaggaagggaaTCAGTCCGAGCGAGAACGTCAGAGGGAACGTCGTCTGCTCTCTAGACGGAGTCTGCCGAAATCTGCGTCCTACCAATACAGAAGTGTCAAGGGGTCGGAAAGCAGCCAGGAAAGGGCGTCAGGCGTAAGCAGAGTAAATGGCACTCCTGGTAACCGTCTAGACATGACTGGTGAACGGGGGGAGGACGATGACGAGGAAACGAGGCACTTTGGTGAATTGGTGCTGAGTGGCAGCTCGTTGAGCCGCAGCTATCCAAAAAGACATAGCTTTGTCTTCGGCGACATGGGCGAAAGCAGCGGGgagagcagcaacagcagccaGACTGCATACAGCAAAAACCACGTCGACAACGGAGAGGACACTGCCAGCAGGAGCAGGTCCAACATAGGGCTCAGACCTCGGTTTTCCACGTACAACAGTATCTCACCGACGTACCGTCCTAACCACTCAAATCACACGAGCTCCAACCATGCTTACGGCCAGGCGAGTATCAAGCGGAAGCATTCGGTCCCGGAGGACGAGCTCCTTCAACAATTTAAAAGGGAAGAGGTGACTGCCACGGGAGGCTTCAGCGCACATTACCTGTCCATGTTCCTCCTCGCGGCTGCTTGTTTGTTCTTCGTGCTGCTAGGCCTCGTTTACGTGCGTATGCGAGGCGCCACACCACCAGGTGATGTCA TCAAGAGCCATCCATTTGGTGCAGAGTTTGATACCTCTTAT gacaacaaagagaaagacataatTCTGaaactcctcctccaccttcaTGATCATTTGGCCAACATAGCAG gaGAACATGACTGTGGAGATCACAACCATCCGTCAAACAGAAGTCTCTCCATAACCCAGGCCTCTAACTATTTGAAG CTTCAAAATGAGGCCTATGAAGACTTTATGATGACTGCTCTTGAGTGGATTATTCGAACCGGGCAGGATGTTGGCATAAG GTTAATTGGTGCTATTCCTGAGGAACCTGTGGTAGATGTGTCAGAGATCTCTCGTTTGGAGTCCACACATCCCCGAATGTCCTTTGTCTGTCGCTTTAGGCGCGCTTTCTTCACTGTCATTCACAGGGTGCTGCTTATTCTCGCAG GAATTGGTATAGTGTGGGGCTTGCTGTCCTATATGAAATACcgctggaggagagaggaagaagagaccAGACAGATGTATGACATGGTGGAGAGGATAATTG ACGTTTTGAGGAGCCATAGTGAGGCATGCCAGGAGAATAAGGACCTGCAGCCCTACCTGCCAATACCTCATGTTCGTGACTCACTCATTCAGCCACAAGACAG gaagaaaatgaagaacgTGTGGAAAAGAGCTGTGGCATTCCTGTCTGCAGATGAGTCTCGCGTCAGAACAGAATCACAAAGGATTGGGGGAGCAGACTTCACTGTTTGGAGGTGGCTGCAGCCCTCCACGTCCTGTGACAAGATGTCCAGTTCACCCTCCAAAGTGTGGCAGGGCAAAG cATTCCCTTTGGACCGGAGGAATTCTCCACCTAACAGTTTAACGCCATGTCTGAAGATTCGCAACATGTTTGACCCTGTAAT GGAAGTAGGGGAGAACTGGCACCTTGCAATTCATGAAGCCATCCTGGAGAAATGCAGTGACAACGATGGTATTGTCCACATCGCTGTTGATAAGAACTCAAGAGAG